Proteins from a single region of Cydia pomonella isolate Wapato2018A chromosome 13, ilCydPomo1, whole genome shotgun sequence:
- the LOC133524429 gene encoding perilipin-4-like isoform X15: MFSGIADKNLGAFRSIGEKTASLFERKKKDVEQVASEKAQEAAHVVEDQVKKAGELVGGAQSTANDAASSANNAKNSAIDALDKELSKVSLAAGEAQDAANRAVADGKKVVDTAKDTIATSVDNTKKSAEAAVNAAKETLSSTVDATQIAAQNALDTGKSYATSAKDTVSSTIQSTVDTTQKVAQTAVETGKTYATSAKDTVSNTVQNTVEGTKNITQSAVDQSKAYIGSAKDTAQHTLQSALDTSMSYAYSAYDIGKSYVDSARDTVSNTVDNTKKAAESTIETSKTYVGSAKDTIQSTVYSTVDTTKQVAQNALEKGKGYVDSAKDTVASTVDTTKKTAAAAVETGVSYAGAAKGTIANTVSSTVDVTKNVAASAVEKGTSIVGSAKGTVVNTVDATKTAAATAVETGSSYLVSAKDTVANTVHSTADTTKNVAACAVEKGSALVGSAKDTVASTVDASKNAAASAVETGTSYLGSARDTVANTVHSTVDVTKNVAASAVEKGSALVGSAKDTVASTVDASKNAAASAVETGTSYLGSARDTVANTVHSTVDVTKNVAASAVEKGSALVGSAKDTVASTVDASKNAAASAVETGTSYLGSARDTVANTVHSTVDVTKNVTASAVEKGSALVGSAKDTVASTVDASKNAAASAVETGTSYLGSARDTVANTVHSTVDVTKNVAASAVEKGSALVGSAKDTVASSVDATKTAAANAVETGSSYLGSAKDSVANTVHSTVDATKNLTASAVEKGTSYVGAAKDTVANTVHSTVDATKNLTTSAVEKGTSYVGAAKDSVASTLSSTVDATKNVTASAVETGSSFVGSAKDTLANTVDATKNAAASAVEKGTSLVGSAKDTVASTVQSTVDTTKSFAGNVVDKGSSLVGSAKDLTSSIYNTENTEVSSEDVKGIVEDTNERVQNGISSALIQTNGVAGSFHDGIQSKFSSTKATEAAASCKKVAENTTDTIHSTVDSTKKAAEEAKAQAAKAAEDAKEKARQAAEAAAAEAKRAANAAMEESKKAAEKAAADASNAVNSTVDNTLKRVEAAADEGIKNAGHVVDAKIKDADKYLSEKRDALASNLSTAMHDGSEGAAGLLSKGLAAFPK; the protein is encoded by the exons ATGTTCAGCGGCATTGCAG ACAAAAACCTTG GAGCCTTCAGAAGCATCGGAGAGAAGACAGCGTCGCTGTTCGAGCGCAAGAAGAAGGATGTTGAACAGGTGGCTTCGGAGAAGGCTCAGGAGGCCGCCCACGTCGTGGAAGATCAGGTCAAGAAGGCCGGGGAGCTAGTTGGTGGAGCGCAGTCGACTGCCAATGACGCAGCGAGCTCAG CCAACAACGCCAAGAACTCAGCCATCGATGCCCTGGACAAGGAGCTGTCAAAGGTGTCCCTGGCGGCTGGAGAGGCGCAGGACGCCGCCAACCGAGCCGTCGCTGATGGCAAGAAGGTCGTTGACACTGCTAAAG ATACAATTGCAACATCCGTAGATAATACCAAAAAATCAGCAGAGGCAGCAGTCAACGCAGCTAAAg AGACCCTATCGAGCACAGTAGATGCCACACAAATAGCCGCACAGAACGCCCTCGACACTGGCAAATCGTACGCCACTAGTGCTAAAG ATACCGTTTCAAGCACAATCCAAAGCACTGTAGATACAACACAAAAGGTAGCCCAAACGGCTGTGGAAACAGGCAAAACTTATGCTACATCCGcaaaag ATACAGTATCCAACACTGTGCAAAATACAGTGGAGGGtactaaaaatattacacaaagTGCTGTTGATCAGAGCAAAGCTTACATCGGCAGTGCAAAAG ATACGGCCCAGCACACGCTCCAAAGTGCCCTGGACACGTCAATGAGCTATGCGTATTCGGCTTATGATATCGGAAAATCCTATGTTGATAGCGCTAGAG ATACAGTATCAAATACTGTAGATAATACTAAAAAAGCTGCAGAAAGTACGATCGAAACTAGCAAAACATACGTCGGTTCAGccaaag ATACTATTCAGAGTACTGTGTATAGCACTGTAGATACAACGAAGCAAGTTGCTCAAAATGCGTTAGAAAAAGGGAAGGGTTATGTTGATAGTGCCAAAG atACAGTAGCGAGTACGGTAGATACGACCAAAAAAACAGCAGCGGCCGCGGTAGAGACAGGCGTATCATATGCCGGTGCCGCTAAAG gCACCATTGCAAACACTGTCAGTAGCACAGTAGATGTGACAAAAAATGTAGCCGCGTCAGCAGTAGAAAAGGGAACTTCAATTGTAGGAAGTGCTAAAG GTACCGTTGTCAATACCGTTGATGCAACTAAAACAGCGGCTGCTACGGCGGTTGAAACGGGTTCTTCGTATTTAGTCAGTGCTAAAG atacCGTTGCAAATACTGTTCATAGCACAGCAGACACAACTAAAAATGTTGCCGCATGTGCTGTTGAAAAGGGTTCAGCATTAGTAGGAAGTGCTAAAG aTACCGTTGCCAGTACTGTAGATGCTTCCAAAAATGCAGCCGCGTCTGCAGTTGAAACGGGCACTTCATATTTGGGAAGTGCTAGAG atACTGTAGCAAACACAGTCCATAGTACTGTAGACGTAACAAAGAATGTAGCGGCGTCAGCTGTTGAAAAGGGCTCTGCGTTAGTAGGAAGCGCTAAAG ATACAGTTGCCAGTACTGTAGATGCTTCCAAAAATGCAGCCGCATCTGCGGTTGAAACGGGCACTTCGTATTTAGGAAGTGCTAGAg atACTGTAGCAAACACCGTCCATAGTACTGTAGACGTAACAAAGAATGTAGCGGCGTCAGCTGTTGAAAAGGGCTCTGCATTAGTAGGAAGCGCTAAAG ATACCGTTGCCAGTACTGTAGATGCTTCCAAAAATGCAGCCGCATCTGCGGTTGAAACGGGCACTTCGTATTTAGGAAGTGCTAGAg atACTGTAGCAAACACCGTCCATAGTACTGTAGACGTAACAAAGAATGTAACGGCGTCAGCTGTTGAAAAGGGCTCAGCGTTAGTAGGAAGTGCTAAAG ATACCGTTGCCAGTACTGTAGATGCTTCCAAAAATGCAGCCGCATCTGCGGTTGAAACGGGCACTTCGTATTTAGGAAGTGCTAGAg atACTGTAGCAAACACCGTCCATAGTACTGTAGACGTAACCAAGAACGTAGCGGCGTCAGCTGTTGAAAAGGGCTCGGCGTTAGTAGGAAGTGCTAAAG ATACTGTAGCCAGTTCTGTCGATGCTACTAAAACTGCGGCAGCGAACGCTGTAGAAACAGGCAGTTCATATTTAGGAAGTGCTAAAG attcGGTTGCCAACACTGTCCATAGTACCGTAGATGCGACTAAAAATTTAACAGCATCTGCCGTTGAAAAGGGCACATCTTACGTGGGTGCTGCTAAAG atACGGTGGCCAACACTGTCCATAGCACTGTAGATGCGACAAAAAATTTAACAACATCTGCCGTTGAAAAGGGCACATCGTATGTAGGCGCTGCCAAAG ATAGCGTAGCGAGCACACTTTCTAGTACAGTAGACGCTACTAAAAACGTCACGGCGTCTGCTGTTGAGACCGGTTCCTCGTTTGTAGGCAGTGCCAAAg acacCCTTGCAAATACTGTAGACGCAACCAAGAATGCGGCGGCGTCCGCTGTTGAAAAGGGAACGTCTTTAGTAGGAAGTGCTAAAG ATACCGTAGCAAGCACAGTACAAAGCACTGTAGATACCACTAAAAGCTTTGCCGGTAACGTGGTGGATAAGGGATCGTCGCTTGTTGGAAGCGCCAAAG ACCTAACAAGCTCGATTTATAATACTGAAAATACTGAGGTTTCATCAGAGGACGTAAAGGGCATTGTAGAAGATACTAATG AACGCGTCCAAAATGGCATCTCATCTGCTTTGATCCAGACCAATGGAGTCGCTGGCAGCTTCCACG ATGGAATTCAAAGCAAATTCAGCTCTACAAAGGCTACTGAGGCGGCGGCTAGTTGCAAGAAAGTCGCAGAAAATACGACTG ACACAATCCACTCGACGGTAGACAGCACGAAGAAGGCGGCAGAGGAGGCCAAAGCGCAGGCGGCGAAGGCCGCCGAAGACGCCAAGGAAAAGGCCCGACAGGCCGCGGAGGCCGCTGCTGCTGAGGCCAAGAGAGCGGCCA ACGCAGCGATGGAAGAATCCAAAAAAGCAGCTGAGAAAGCCGCAGCGGACGCTAGCAACGCCGTGAACAGCACCGTTGACAACACGCTGAAGCGCGTGGAAGCCGCCGCCGATGAGGGCATCAAGAACGCCGGACACGTCGTCGACGCCAAAATTAAGGACGCCGACAAATACCTCAGCGAGAAGCGCGACGCG CTCGCATCGAACCTATCGACGGCAATGCACGACGGCTCCGAGGGCGCCGCCGGCCTGCTGAGCAAGGGGCTCGCCGCGTTCCCCAAATAA
- the LOC133524429 gene encoding perilipin-4-like isoform X1 produces the protein MFSGIADKNLGAFRSIGEKTASLFERKKKDVEQVASEKAQEAAHVVEDQVKKAGELVGGAQSTANDAASSANNAKNSAIDALDKELSKVSLAAGEAQDAANRAVADGKKVVDTAKDTIATSVDNTKKSAEAAVNAAKETLSSTVDATQIAAQNALDTGKSYATSAKDTVSSTIQSTVDTTQKVAQTAVETGKTYATSAKDTVSNTVQNTVEGTKNITQSAVDQSKAYIGSAKDTAQHTLQSALDTSMSYAYSAYDIGKSYVDSARDTVSNTVDNTKKAAESTIETSKTYVGSAKDTIQSTVYSTVDTTKQVAQNALEKGKGYVDSAKDTVASTVDTTKKTAAAAVETGVSYAGAAKGTIANTVSSTVDVTKNVAASAVEKGTSIVGSAKGTVVNTVDATKTAAATAVETGSSYLVSAKDTVANTVHSTADTTKNVAACAVEKGSALVGSAKDTVASTVDASKNAAASAVETGTSYLGSARDTVANTVHSTVDVTKNVAASAVEKGSALVGSAKDTVANTVHSTVDVTKNVAASAVEKGSALVGSAKDTVASTVDASKNAAASAVETGTSYLGSARDTVANTVHSTVDVTKNVAASAVEKGSALVGSAKDTVASTVDASKNAAASAVETGTSYLGSARDTVANTVHSTVDVTKNVTASAVEKGSALVGSAKDTVASTVDASKNAAASAVETGTSYLGSARDTVANTVHSTVDVTKNVAASAVEKGSALVGSAKDTVASSVDATKTAAANAVETGSSYLGSAKDSVANTVHSTVDATKNLTASAVEKGTSYVGAAKDTVANTVHSTVDATKNLTTSAVEKGTSYVGAAKDSVASTLSSTVDATKNVTASAVETGSSFVGSAKDTLANTVDATKNAAASAVEKGTSLVGSAKDTVASTVQSTVDTTKSFAGNVVDKGSSLVGSAKDLTSSIYNTENTEVSSEDVKGIVEDTNERVQNGISSALIQTNGVAGSFHDGIQSKFSSTKATEAAASCKKVAENTTDTIHSTVDSTKKAAEEAKAQAAKAAEDAKEKARQAAEAAAAEAKRAANAAMEESKKAAEKAAADASNAVNSTVDNTLKRVEAAADEGIKNAGHVVDAKIKDADKYLSEKRDALASNLSTAMHDGSEGAAGLLSKGLAAFPK, from the exons ATGTTCAGCGGCATTGCAG ACAAAAACCTTG GAGCCTTCAGAAGCATCGGAGAGAAGACAGCGTCGCTGTTCGAGCGCAAGAAGAAGGATGTTGAACAGGTGGCTTCGGAGAAGGCTCAGGAGGCCGCCCACGTCGTGGAAGATCAGGTCAAGAAGGCCGGGGAGCTAGTTGGTGGAGCGCAGTCGACTGCCAATGACGCAGCGAGCTCAG CCAACAACGCCAAGAACTCAGCCATCGATGCCCTGGACAAGGAGCTGTCAAAGGTGTCCCTGGCGGCTGGAGAGGCGCAGGACGCCGCCAACCGAGCCGTCGCTGATGGCAAGAAGGTCGTTGACACTGCTAAAG ATACAATTGCAACATCCGTAGATAATACCAAAAAATCAGCAGAGGCAGCAGTCAACGCAGCTAAAg AGACCCTATCGAGCACAGTAGATGCCACACAAATAGCCGCACAGAACGCCCTCGACACTGGCAAATCGTACGCCACTAGTGCTAAAG ATACCGTTTCAAGCACAATCCAAAGCACTGTAGATACAACACAAAAGGTAGCCCAAACGGCTGTGGAAACAGGCAAAACTTATGCTACATCCGcaaaag ATACAGTATCCAACACTGTGCAAAATACAGTGGAGGGtactaaaaatattacacaaagTGCTGTTGATCAGAGCAAAGCTTACATCGGCAGTGCAAAAG ATACGGCCCAGCACACGCTCCAAAGTGCCCTGGACACGTCAATGAGCTATGCGTATTCGGCTTATGATATCGGAAAATCCTATGTTGATAGCGCTAGAG ATACAGTATCAAATACTGTAGATAATACTAAAAAAGCTGCAGAAAGTACGATCGAAACTAGCAAAACATACGTCGGTTCAGccaaag ATACTATTCAGAGTACTGTGTATAGCACTGTAGATACAACGAAGCAAGTTGCTCAAAATGCGTTAGAAAAAGGGAAGGGTTATGTTGATAGTGCCAAAG atACAGTAGCGAGTACGGTAGATACGACCAAAAAAACAGCAGCGGCCGCGGTAGAGACAGGCGTATCATATGCCGGTGCCGCTAAAG gCACCATTGCAAACACTGTCAGTAGCACAGTAGATGTGACAAAAAATGTAGCCGCGTCAGCAGTAGAAAAGGGAACTTCAATTGTAGGAAGTGCTAAAG GTACCGTTGTCAATACCGTTGATGCAACTAAAACAGCGGCTGCTACGGCGGTTGAAACGGGTTCTTCGTATTTAGTCAGTGCTAAAG atacCGTTGCAAATACTGTTCATAGCACAGCAGACACAACTAAAAATGTTGCCGCATGTGCTGTTGAAAAGGGTTCAGCATTAGTAGGAAGTGCTAAAG aTACCGTTGCCAGTACTGTAGATGCTTCCAAAAATGCAGCCGCGTCTGCAGTTGAAACGGGCACTTCATATTTGGGAAGTGCTAGAG atACTGTAGCAAACACAGTTCATAGTACTGTAGACGTAACAAAGAATGTAGCGGCGTCAGCTGTTGAAAAGGGCTCTGCGTTAGTAGGAAGTGCTAAAG atACTGTAGCAAACACAGTCCATAGTACTGTAGACGTAACAAAGAATGTAGCGGCGTCAGCTGTTGAAAAGGGCTCTGCGTTAGTAGGAAGCGCTAAAG ATACAGTTGCCAGTACTGTAGATGCTTCCAAAAATGCAGCCGCATCTGCGGTTGAAACGGGCACTTCGTATTTAGGAAGTGCTAGAg atACTGTAGCAAACACCGTCCATAGTACTGTAGACGTAACAAAGAATGTAGCGGCGTCAGCTGTTGAAAAGGGCTCTGCATTAGTAGGAAGCGCTAAAG ATACCGTTGCCAGTACTGTAGATGCTTCCAAAAATGCAGCCGCATCTGCGGTTGAAACGGGCACTTCGTATTTAGGAAGTGCTAGAg atACTGTAGCAAACACCGTCCATAGTACTGTAGACGTAACAAAGAATGTAACGGCGTCAGCTGTTGAAAAGGGCTCAGCGTTAGTAGGAAGTGCTAAAG ATACCGTTGCCAGTACTGTAGATGCTTCCAAAAATGCAGCCGCATCTGCGGTTGAAACGGGCACTTCGTATTTAGGAAGTGCTAGAg atACTGTAGCAAACACCGTCCATAGTACTGTAGACGTAACCAAGAACGTAGCGGCGTCAGCTGTTGAAAAGGGCTCGGCGTTAGTAGGAAGTGCTAAAG ATACTGTAGCCAGTTCTGTCGATGCTACTAAAACTGCGGCAGCGAACGCTGTAGAAACAGGCAGTTCATATTTAGGAAGTGCTAAAG attcGGTTGCCAACACTGTCCATAGTACCGTAGATGCGACTAAAAATTTAACAGCATCTGCCGTTGAAAAGGGCACATCTTACGTGGGTGCTGCTAAAG atACGGTGGCCAACACTGTCCATAGCACTGTAGATGCGACAAAAAATTTAACAACATCTGCCGTTGAAAAGGGCACATCGTATGTAGGCGCTGCCAAAG ATAGCGTAGCGAGCACACTTTCTAGTACAGTAGACGCTACTAAAAACGTCACGGCGTCTGCTGTTGAGACCGGTTCCTCGTTTGTAGGCAGTGCCAAAg acacCCTTGCAAATACTGTAGACGCAACCAAGAATGCGGCGGCGTCCGCTGTTGAAAAGGGAACGTCTTTAGTAGGAAGTGCTAAAG ATACCGTAGCAAGCACAGTACAAAGCACTGTAGATACCACTAAAAGCTTTGCCGGTAACGTGGTGGATAAGGGATCGTCGCTTGTTGGAAGCGCCAAAG ACCTAACAAGCTCGATTTATAATACTGAAAATACTGAGGTTTCATCAGAGGACGTAAAGGGCATTGTAGAAGATACTAATG AACGCGTCCAAAATGGCATCTCATCTGCTTTGATCCAGACCAATGGAGTCGCTGGCAGCTTCCACG ATGGAATTCAAAGCAAATTCAGCTCTACAAAGGCTACTGAGGCGGCGGCTAGTTGCAAGAAAGTCGCAGAAAATACGACTG ACACAATCCACTCGACGGTAGACAGCACGAAGAAGGCGGCAGAGGAGGCCAAAGCGCAGGCGGCGAAGGCCGCCGAAGACGCCAAGGAAAAGGCCCGACAGGCCGCGGAGGCCGCTGCTGCTGAGGCCAAGAGAGCGGCCA ACGCAGCGATGGAAGAATCCAAAAAAGCAGCTGAGAAAGCCGCAGCGGACGCTAGCAACGCCGTGAACAGCACCGTTGACAACACGCTGAAGCGCGTGGAAGCCGCCGCCGATGAGGGCATCAAGAACGCCGGACACGTCGTCGACGCCAAAATTAAGGACGCCGACAAATACCTCAGCGAGAAGCGCGACGCG CTCGCATCGAACCTATCGACGGCAATGCACGACGGCTCCGAGGGCGCCGCCGGCCTGCTGAGCAAGGGGCTCGCCGCGTTCCCCAAATAA
- the LOC133524429 gene encoding perilipin-4-like isoform X37, giving the protein MFSGIADKNLGAFRSIGEKTASLFERKKKDVEQVASEKAQEAAHVVEDQVKKAGELVGGAQSTANDAASSANNAKNSAIDALDKELSKVSLAAGEAQDAANRAVADGKKVVDTAKDTIATSVDNTKKSAEAAVNAAKETLSSTVDATQIAAQNALDTGKSYATSAKDTVSSTIQSTVDTTQKVAQTAVETGKTYATSAKDTVSNTVQNTVEGTKNITQSAVDQSKAYIGSAKDTAQHTLQSALDTSMSYAYSAYDIGKSYVDSARDTVSNTVDNTKKAAESTIETSKTYVGSAKDTIQSTVYSTVDTTKQVAQNALEKGKGYVDSAKDTVASTVDTTKKTAAAAVETGVSYAGAAKGTIANTVSSTVDVTKNVAASAVEKGTSIVGSAKGTVVNTVDATKTAAATAVETGSSYLVSAKDTVANTVHSTADTTKNVAACAVEKGSALVGSAKDTVASTVDASKNAAASAVETGTSYLGSARDTVANTVHSTVDVTKNVAASAVEKGSALVGSAKDTVANTVHSTVDVTKNVAASAVEKGSALVGSAKDTVANTVHSTVDVTKNVAASAVEKGSALVGSAKDTVASTVDASKNAAASAVETGTSYLGSARDTVANTVHSTVDVTKNVTASAVEKGSALVGSAKDTVANTVHSTVDVTKNVAASAVEKGSALVGSAKDSVANTVHSTVDATKNLTASAVEKGTSYVGAAKDTVANTVHSTVDATKNLTTSAVEKGTSYVGAAKDSVASTLSSTVDATKNVTASAVETGSSFVGSAKDTLANTVDATKNAAASAVEKGTSLVGSAKDTVASTVQSTVDTTKSFAGNVVDKGSSLVGSAKDLTSSIYNTENTEVSSEDVKGIVEDTNDTIHSTVDSTKKAAEEAKAQAAKAAEDAKEKARQAAEAAAAEAKRAANAAMEESKKAAEKAAADASNAVNSTVDNTLKRVEAAADEGIKNAGHVVDAKIKDADKYLSEKRDALASNLSTAMHDGSEGAAGLLSKGLAAFPK; this is encoded by the exons ATGTTCAGCGGCATTGCAG ACAAAAACCTTG GAGCCTTCAGAAGCATCGGAGAGAAGACAGCGTCGCTGTTCGAGCGCAAGAAGAAGGATGTTGAACAGGTGGCTTCGGAGAAGGCTCAGGAGGCCGCCCACGTCGTGGAAGATCAGGTCAAGAAGGCCGGGGAGCTAGTTGGTGGAGCGCAGTCGACTGCCAATGACGCAGCGAGCTCAG CCAACAACGCCAAGAACTCAGCCATCGATGCCCTGGACAAGGAGCTGTCAAAGGTGTCCCTGGCGGCTGGAGAGGCGCAGGACGCCGCCAACCGAGCCGTCGCTGATGGCAAGAAGGTCGTTGACACTGCTAAAG ATACAATTGCAACATCCGTAGATAATACCAAAAAATCAGCAGAGGCAGCAGTCAACGCAGCTAAAg AGACCCTATCGAGCACAGTAGATGCCACACAAATAGCCGCACAGAACGCCCTCGACACTGGCAAATCGTACGCCACTAGTGCTAAAG ATACCGTTTCAAGCACAATCCAAAGCACTGTAGATACAACACAAAAGGTAGCCCAAACGGCTGTGGAAACAGGCAAAACTTATGCTACATCCGcaaaag ATACAGTATCCAACACTGTGCAAAATACAGTGGAGGGtactaaaaatattacacaaagTGCTGTTGATCAGAGCAAAGCTTACATCGGCAGTGCAAAAG ATACGGCCCAGCACACGCTCCAAAGTGCCCTGGACACGTCAATGAGCTATGCGTATTCGGCTTATGATATCGGAAAATCCTATGTTGATAGCGCTAGAG ATACAGTATCAAATACTGTAGATAATACTAAAAAAGCTGCAGAAAGTACGATCGAAACTAGCAAAACATACGTCGGTTCAGccaaag ATACTATTCAGAGTACTGTGTATAGCACTGTAGATACAACGAAGCAAGTTGCTCAAAATGCGTTAGAAAAAGGGAAGGGTTATGTTGATAGTGCCAAAG atACAGTAGCGAGTACGGTAGATACGACCAAAAAAACAGCAGCGGCCGCGGTAGAGACAGGCGTATCATATGCCGGTGCCGCTAAAG gCACCATTGCAAACACTGTCAGTAGCACAGTAGATGTGACAAAAAATGTAGCCGCGTCAGCAGTAGAAAAGGGAACTTCAATTGTAGGAAGTGCTAAAG GTACCGTTGTCAATACCGTTGATGCAACTAAAACAGCGGCTGCTACGGCGGTTGAAACGGGTTCTTCGTATTTAGTCAGTGCTAAAG atacCGTTGCAAATACTGTTCATAGCACAGCAGACACAACTAAAAATGTTGCCGCATGTGCTGTTGAAAAGGGTTCAGCATTAGTAGGAAGTGCTAAAG aTACCGTTGCCAGTACTGTAGATGCTTCCAAAAATGCAGCCGCGTCTGCAGTTGAAACGGGCACTTCATATTTGGGAAGTGCTAGAG atACTGTAGCAAACACAGTTCATAGTACTGTAGACGTAACAAAGAATGTAGCGGCGTCAGCTGTTGAAAAGGGCTCTGCGTTAGTAGGAAGTGCTAAAG atACTGTAGCAAACACAGTCCATAGTACTGTAGACGTAACAAAGAATGTAGCGGCGTCAGCTGTTGAAAAGGGCTCTGCGTTAGTAGGAAGCGCTAAAG atACTGTAGCAAACACCGTCCATAGTACTGTAGACGTAACAAAGAATGTAGCGGCGTCAGCTGTTGAAAAGGGCTCTGCATTAGTAGGAAGCGCTAAAG ATACCGTTGCCAGTACTGTAGATGCTTCCAAAAATGCAGCCGCATCTGCGGTTGAAACGGGCACTTCGTATTTAGGAAGTGCTAGAg atACTGTAGCAAACACCGTCCATAGTACTGTAGACGTAACAAAGAATGTAACGGCGTCAGCTGTTGAAAAGGGCTCAGCGTTAGTAGGAAGTGCTAAAG atACTGTAGCAAACACCGTCCATAGTACTGTAGACGTAACCAAGAACGTAGCGGCGTCAGCTGTTGAAAAGGGCTCGGCGTTAGTAGGAAGTGCTAAAG attcGGTTGCCAACACTGTCCATAGTACCGTAGATGCGACTAAAAATTTAACAGCATCTGCCGTTGAAAAGGGCACATCTTACGTGGGTGCTGCTAAAG atACGGTGGCCAACACTGTCCATAGCACTGTAGATGCGACAAAAAATTTAACAACATCTGCCGTTGAAAAGGGCACATCGTATGTAGGCGCTGCCAAAG ATAGCGTAGCGAGCACACTTTCTAGTACAGTAGACGCTACTAAAAACGTCACGGCGTCTGCTGTTGAGACCGGTTCCTCGTTTGTAGGCAGTGCCAAAg acacCCTTGCAAATACTGTAGACGCAACCAAGAATGCGGCGGCGTCCGCTGTTGAAAAGGGAACGTCTTTAGTAGGAAGTGCTAAAG ATACCGTAGCAAGCACAGTACAAAGCACTGTAGATACCACTAAAAGCTTTGCCGGTAACGTGGTGGATAAGGGATCGTCGCTTGTTGGAAGCGCCAAAG ACCTAACAAGCTCGATTTATAATACTGAAAATACTGAGGTTTCATCAGAGGACGTAAAGGGCATTGTAGAAGATACTAATG ACACAATCCACTCGACGGTAGACAGCACGAAGAAGGCGGCAGAGGAGGCCAAAGCGCAGGCGGCGAAGGCCGCCGAAGACGCCAAGGAAAAGGCCCGACAGGCCGCGGAGGCCGCTGCTGCTGAGGCCAAGAGAGCGGCCA ACGCAGCGATGGAAGAATCCAAAAAAGCAGCTGAGAAAGCCGCAGCGGACGCTAGCAACGCCGTGAACAGCACCGTTGACAACACGCTGAAGCGCGTGGAAGCCGCCGCCGATGAGGGCATCAAGAACGCCGGACACGTCGTCGACGCCAAAATTAAGGACGCCGACAAATACCTCAGCGAGAAGCGCGACGCG CTCGCATCGAACCTATCGACGGCAATGCACGACGGCTCCGAGGGCGCCGCCGGCCTGCTGAGCAAGGGGCTCGCCGCGTTCCCCAAATAA